A section of the Neofelis nebulosa isolate mNeoNeb1 chromosome 12, mNeoNeb1.pri, whole genome shotgun sequence genome encodes:
- the ZBTB43 gene encoding zinc finger and BTB domain-containing protein 43: MEPGTNSFRVEFPDFSSTILQKLNQQRQQGQLCDVSIVVQGHIFRAHKAVLAASSPYFCDQVLLKNSRRIVLPDVMNPRVFENILLSSYTGRLVMPAPEIVSYLTAASFLQMWHVVDKCTEVLEGNPTVLCQKLNHGSDHQSPSSSNYNGLVESFELGSGGHADFPKAQELRDGENEEESTKDELSSQLTEHEYLPSNSSTEHDRLSTEMASQDGEEGASDSAEFHYTRPMYSKPSIMAHKRWIHVKPERFDQACEGMDVHAPYDEHQVTESINTMQTEHSVQPSGVEEDFHIGEKKVETEFDEQADESNYDEQVDFYGSSMEEFSGERSDGNLIGHRQEAALASGYSENIEMVTGIKEEASHLGFSATDKLYPCQCGKSFTHKSQRDRHMSMHLGLRPYGCGVCGKKFKMKHHLVGHMKIHTGIKPYECNICAKRFMWRDSFHRHVTSCTKSYEAAKAEQNTTEAN, encoded by the coding sequence ATGGAGCCTGGAACAAACTCTTTTCGAGTAGAATTTCCTGATTTTTCCAGCACCATTCTGCAGAAACTGAACCAGCAGCGCCAGCAAGGACAATTATGTGATGTCTCCATTGTTGTCCAAGGCCACATTTTCCGGGCACACAAAGCTGTTCTTGCTGCCAGTTCACCCTACTTTTGTGACCAGGTACTCCTGAAAAATAGCAGGAGGATTGTTTTACCTGATGTGATGAACCCAAGAGTGTTTGAGAACATTCTCCTATCTAGTTATACGGGACGTCTAGTAATGCCTGCTCCAGAAATTGTTAGTTACTTAACAGCAGCAAGCTTCCTCCAGATGTGGCATGTGGTAGACAAATGCACTGAGGTTTTAGAGGGAAACCCTACGGTTCTTTGTCAGAAGCTAAACCATGGCAGTGACCACCAGTCTCCTAGCAGCAGTAATTATAATGGCCTGGTCGAGAGCTTTGAGCTGGGCTCTGGGGGCCATGCTGATTTCCCCAAAGCCCAAGAACTGAGGGACGGAGAGAATGAAGAGGAGAGCACCAAAGACGAGCTGTCATCTCAACTCACTGAGCACGAATACCTTCCCAGCAACTCGTCCACAGAGCATGACCGGCTGAGCACGGAAATGGCGAGCCAGGACGGGGAGGAGGGGGCCAGCGACAGCGCCGAGTTCCACTACACCCGGCCCATGTATAGCAAGCCCAGCATAATGGCGCACAAGCGCTGGATCCACGTGAAGCCCGAGCGCTTTGACCAGGCATGTGAGGGCATGGATGTGCACGCGCCCTACGATGAGCACCAGGTCACTGAGTCTATCAACACCATGCAGACGGAGCACTCAGTCCAGCCTTCGGGAGTGGAGGAAGACTTTCACATCGGGGAGAAAAAAGTAGAAACGGAGTTTGACGAACAGGCCGATGAAAGCAATTATGATGAGCAGGTGGATTTCTACGGCTCTTCCATGGAAGAGTTTTCTGGAGAGAGGTCAGACGGTAATCTCATCGGGCACAGACAGGAGGCTGCCCTGGCATCGGGCTACAGTGAGAATATTGAAATGGTAACAGGGATTAAAGAAGAAGCTTCCCATTTAGGATTCTCAGCCACCGACAAGCTGTATCCTTGTCAGTGTGGGAAGAGTTTCACTCACAAGAGTCAGAGAGATCGACACATGAGCATGCACCTCGGTCTTCGGCCTTATGGCTGTGGTGTCTGTGGtaagaaattcaaaatgaagCATCATCTCGTGGGGCACATGAAAATTCATACGGGCATAAAGCCCTATGAGTGTAATATCTGTGCAAAGAGATTTATGTGGAGGGACAGTTTCCACAGGCATGTGACTTCTTGTACCAAGTCCTACGAAGCTGCAAAGGCTGAGCAGAATACGACTGAGGCTAACTAA